A part of Aurantimicrobium sp. MWH-Uga1 genomic DNA contains:
- the upp gene encoding uracil phosphoribosyltransferase — MRLHVAEHPLITHKLTVLRDKNTPSSVFRSLATELVTLLAYEATRDVRVEKVDIETPVTTTTGVMLSQPRPLVVPILRAGLGMLDGMVTLLPSAEVGFLGMVRDEETLQPSTYAERLPENLSGRQCYVLDPMLATGGSLIAAIDFLFARGATDVTCVCLLGAPEGVAAVEAATAGKNVTLVLGALDERLNEHGYIVPGLGDAGDRLYGTV; from the coding sequence ATGCGCCTTCATGTTGCTGAACACCCACTCATCACACACAAGCTCACCGTTCTTCGTGACAAGAACACTCCTTCTTCAGTGTTCCGTTCACTGGCAACAGAACTTGTAACCCTGCTGGCATATGAAGCAACCCGTGATGTACGTGTAGAGAAGGTAGATATAGAAACCCCCGTGACAACAACTACGGGAGTCATGTTAAGCCAACCTCGACCTTTGGTCGTGCCCATTTTGCGCGCAGGTTTAGGAATGCTTGACGGCATGGTGACCTTGCTTCCCTCGGCTGAAGTTGGGTTCCTTGGAATGGTTCGTGACGAAGAAACCCTTCAGCCCAGTACATATGCGGAGCGTTTACCAGAAAATCTCTCAGGCAGACAGTGCTATGTTCTCGACCCCATGCTTGCTACCGGAGGATCGCTCATCGCAGCGATAGATTTCCTCTTTGCGCGAGGGGCCACAGACGTGACTTGTGTGTGCCTACTTGGTGCACCTGAAGGTGTTGCCGCTGTTGAAGCAGCTACAGCGGGTAAGAACGTCACCCTTGTTTTGGGTGCACTCGACGAGCGCCTCAATGAGCACGGGTATATCGTTCCCGGTCTTGGGGATGCCGGTGACCGTCTCTACGGAACGGTCTAA
- a CDS encoding aldehyde dehydrogenase family protein, whose product MNRLAVPKTYKLFIGGKFPRSESGRVYEVNSPSGEFVANAAQGSRKDLRDAVVAARAAQPGWSGATAYNRGQVLYRIAEVLEGRKAQFIEEIMLVEGSSAKEATAQVDAAIDTWIWYAGWADKYTQVAGQANPVSGPYFNLSVPEPTGVVGAIAPQTSGSLLGLVATIAPILVSGNTVVVVPREDAPLTAISFAEVMATSDVPGGVVNVITGSPAELAPWMASHADINALDLAGAGSLDWASLQIAAAETLMRTSSPVEGVPGLSLNRITTFTEVKTVWHTKSLI is encoded by the coding sequence ATGAACCGTCTCGCTGTCCCCAAAACCTACAAGCTCTTCATTGGCGGAAAGTTCCCCCGCAGTGAATCAGGACGCGTTTACGAAGTGAACTCCCCTTCCGGAGAGTTTGTCGCCAACGCCGCTCAAGGTTCACGCAAGGACCTGCGTGATGCTGTTGTTGCCGCTCGAGCCGCGCAGCCAGGCTGGAGTGGTGCGACCGCATATAACCGCGGACAAGTGCTCTACCGCATCGCGGAAGTCCTCGAGGGCCGCAAAGCACAGTTCATTGAAGAGATCATGTTGGTGGAAGGCTCCTCTGCAAAGGAAGCCACAGCACAAGTAGATGCCGCCATCGACACCTGGATTTGGTATGCCGGTTGGGCGGATAAGTACACCCAGGTTGCCGGACAGGCCAACCCTGTCTCTGGTCCCTACTTCAATCTCTCTGTTCCCGAACCCACCGGAGTTGTGGGCGCTATTGCGCCACAGACCTCAGGTTCTTTACTGGGGCTCGTTGCCACCATTGCCCCCATCCTGGTTTCTGGAAACACTGTCGTCGTTGTTCCTCGCGAGGATGCGCCATTGACGGCCATTAGCTTCGCTGAAGTCATGGCCACCAGTGATGTTCCTGGTGGTGTGGTGAATGTGATCACCGGAAGCCCAGCAGAGCTGGCTCCCTGGATGGCCTCCCACGCAGATATCAATGCACTTGATCTTGCCGGGGCGGGATCTTTGGATTGGGCATCACTTCAGATTGCTGCAGCTGAAACGCTGATGAGAACCAGTTCCCCAGTTGAAGGAGTACCTGGATTGTCGCTGAATCGAATCACAACCTTTACTGAAGTAAAGACGGTGTGGCACACAAAGAGCCTGATTTAA
- a CDS encoding aldehyde dehydrogenase family protein, with product MSFMDYAPAPESTGILNLNEHYGLFINGEFVAGRGENFISISPATEAPIATFSSANEADVDVAVRAARAAYDTVWSQMSGADRGKYLFRIARLIQERSRELAVAETLDNGKPIKETRDVDIPLVAAWFFYYAGWADKLDFAGLGANPKSLGVAAQVIPWNFPLLMLAWKIAPALAAGNTVVLKPAETTPLTAMLFAEICQQADLPAGVVNIITGAGDTGKSLVNHADINKIAFTGSTAVGREIARAVAGSSTKLTLELGGKGANIVFDDAALDQAVEGIVSGIFFNQGHVCCAGSRLLVQENIHDEVMDRLKARLSTLRLGDPLDKNTDIGAINSREQLDRITALAAQGESEGGERWSAACEIPSQGFWFAPTVFTGVSPSNTIAREEIFGPVLSVLTFRTPAEAITKANNTPYGLSAGIWSEKGSRVLAVADKLRAGVIWANTFNKFDPASPFGGYKESGYGREGGLSGLAAYLEGGAA from the coding sequence ATGTCATTCATGGACTACGCACCAGCACCAGAATCCACCGGGATTCTGAACCTCAACGAGCATTACGGCCTCTTTATCAATGGAGAATTTGTCGCCGGCAGAGGTGAGAACTTCATCAGTATCTCCCCAGCAACTGAGGCCCCCATTGCAACCTTCAGCAGTGCCAATGAGGCAGACGTTGACGTAGCTGTTCGAGCAGCACGCGCCGCCTATGACACGGTGTGGTCACAGATGTCTGGCGCTGATCGTGGAAAGTACCTGTTCCGCATTGCACGCCTGATTCAAGAGCGCTCACGTGAACTCGCGGTTGCTGAGACTCTCGACAACGGCAAGCCCATCAAGGAAACCCGCGATGTGGACATCCCTCTCGTAGCTGCTTGGTTCTTTTACTACGCAGGTTGGGCTGACAAGCTCGATTTCGCCGGCCTGGGAGCAAACCCCAAGTCTCTTGGTGTAGCCGCACAGGTCATCCCCTGGAACTTCCCACTCCTCATGCTCGCCTGGAAGATCGCTCCCGCACTCGCCGCAGGAAACACTGTCGTACTCAAGCCTGCAGAAACCACTCCACTAACGGCAATGCTCTTCGCTGAGATCTGCCAGCAGGCAGATCTTCCAGCTGGTGTCGTCAACATCATCACCGGTGCAGGTGACACAGGTAAGTCACTGGTCAACCACGCAGATATCAACAAGATCGCCTTTACCGGTTCAACCGCTGTGGGACGTGAGATTGCTCGCGCAGTCGCCGGCAGCAGCACAAAGCTCACGCTCGAGCTGGGTGGCAAGGGCGCCAACATTGTCTTCGACGATGCCGCCCTCGATCAAGCCGTTGAAGGAATTGTCAGTGGCATCTTCTTCAACCAAGGCCACGTGTGCTGTGCAGGAAGTCGATTGCTTGTGCAAGAGAACATCCATGACGAAGTGATGGACCGCCTTAAGGCTCGTCTGTCCACTCTGCGCCTGGGCGACCCCCTAGATAAAAACACCGACATCGGTGCAATTAACTCTCGCGAACAGTTGGACCGAATAACTGCTCTGGCTGCCCAGGGTGAAAGCGAGGGTGGAGAGCGTTGGAGTGCGGCGTGTGAGATTCCCTCTCAGGGTTTCTGGTTTGCACCAACCGTGTTTACGGGTGTCTCTCCCAGTAACACCATTGCTCGTGAAGAAATCTTTGGACCCGTCTTGTCGGTGCTTACTTTCCGTACACCTGCTGAAGCAATTACAAAGGCAAACAACACTCCTTATGGACTTTCTGCCGGAATCTGGAGCGAGAAAGGCAGCCGCGTCTTGGCCGTTGCGGACAAGCTCCGAGCTGGCGTGATCTGGGCCAATACTTTCAACAAGTTCGATCCAGCAAGTCCCTTCGGAGGCTACAAAGAGTCCGGCTACGGACGCGAAGGCGGCCTTTCCGGATTGGCTGCTTATCTGGAAGGTGGTGCAGCATGA
- the deoC gene encoding deoxyribose-phosphate aldolase — translation MRSIPAVSDLTAESLADFLRALPGVDAVGLEARAADLGTRSIKTSSKAWAIDTIIKLIDLTTLEGADTPGKVRTLVAKALVPDAGDLTTPRVAAVCVYGDMVGTAVAALGDMHGDPDQGKVSVAAVATAFPSGRSSLAIKIADTQEAVAAGADEIDMVIDRGAFLAGDWWTVFQQIVAVKEACRRADGSHAHLKVILETGELVTYDNVRKASWLAMLAGGDFIKTSTGKVTPAATLPVTLLMLEAVRDWYVATGQRIGVKPAGGIKTTKDAIKYLVVVAETVGEEWLVPHLFRFGASSLLNDVLLQRQKLASGHYSSADYVTLD, via the coding sequence ATGCGTTCTATCCCAGCAGTATCAGATCTCACCGCAGAATCACTCGCGGACTTTCTTCGAGCTCTGCCCGGTGTTGACGCTGTTGGCCTCGAAGCCAGAGCAGCCGATTTGGGCACTCGCAGTATCAAGACGTCATCTAAAGCGTGGGCAATCGACACCATTATCAAGTTGATTGACCTCACTACTCTGGAGGGTGCTGACACTCCAGGCAAAGTTCGCACTCTCGTTGCCAAGGCACTCGTGCCTGATGCTGGGGACCTCACCACGCCGAGAGTTGCCGCAGTGTGCGTATACGGAGATATGGTTGGCACTGCTGTTGCGGCATTGGGGGATATGCATGGTGACCCCGACCAGGGCAAAGTTTCCGTTGCGGCTGTAGCTACCGCCTTCCCTAGTGGCAGATCCTCACTTGCTATCAAGATCGCCGATACCCAGGAGGCAGTTGCCGCTGGCGCTGACGAGATTGACATGGTTATTGACCGTGGAGCTTTCTTGGCTGGAGACTGGTGGACTGTCTTCCAACAGATTGTTGCGGTGAAAGAAGCATGCCGTCGTGCCGATGGATCACACGCTCACCTCAAGGTGATTCTCGAAACCGGCGAACTTGTCACCTATGACAACGTACGCAAAGCTTCTTGGCTCGCCATGCTCGCTGGAGGAGACTTCATCAAAACCTCAACGGGCAAAGTAACTCCCGCAGCAACCTTGCCGGTCACTTTGCTCATGCTGGAAGCAGTGCGTGACTGGTATGTCGCAACGGGCCAACGCATCGGCGTGAAGCCTGCCGGTGGTATCAAAACCACCAAGGATGCCATTAAGTATCTTGTCGTCGTGGCAGAGACTGTTGGGGAGGAGTGGCTAGTGCCACACCTCTTCCGTTTTGGCGCTTCAAGCCTGCTTAACGATGTTCTCCTGCAACGCCAAAAACTTGCCTCGGGTCACTACTCGAGTGCCGATTACGTCACTCTCGATTAG
- a CDS encoding purine-nucleoside phosphorylase, with protein MDSTLKNPEELLNPLSNPDVDPFEVAREAAAQIAEKTGVSQHDIGLTLGSGWGKAAELMGETTATIDAAEITGFSASAVVGHSGTLRSILLPSGKRALVIGARTHYYEGHGVRRVAHSVRTAAACGATTMVLTNGAGGIKPTWNPGTPVLISDHINLTADSPLEGATFVDLTDLYSSRLRELARTIDSSLDDGVYVQFRGPHYETPAEVQMAKILGGHIVGMSTALEAIAARQAGMEVLGLSLITNLAAGISENPLSHKEVLEAGAAAEARISELLARIVDKL; from the coding sequence ATGGATTCAACGCTGAAAAACCCAGAAGAACTTCTCAACCCTCTCTCCAACCCTGACGTGGACCCGTTTGAGGTGGCCCGCGAAGCGGCTGCTCAAATTGCGGAGAAAACAGGCGTATCTCAGCACGACATTGGCCTGACCTTGGGTTCTGGCTGGGGCAAAGCGGCAGAGCTGATGGGCGAGACCACTGCCACAATTGATGCCGCCGAAATCACTGGTTTCAGCGCTTCTGCCGTCGTGGGTCACTCTGGAACCTTACGCAGCATCTTGCTTCCTAGCGGAAAGCGTGCATTGGTTATCGGTGCCCGCACCCACTACTACGAGGGCCACGGCGTGCGCCGCGTGGCCCACAGCGTGCGAACCGCGGCTGCGTGTGGCGCCACCACCATGGTGCTGACAAATGGCGCAGGCGGAATCAAACCAACCTGGAATCCAGGAACCCCGGTACTCATTAGCGACCACATAAATTTGACCGCAGACTCACCTCTCGAGGGTGCGACCTTTGTTGACCTTACTGATCTGTATTCATCTAGACTGCGCGAGCTTGCTCGCACTATAGACAGCAGTCTCGATGACGGTGTCTATGTCCAATTCCGTGGACCACACTACGAAACTCCTGCCGAAGTGCAGATGGCTAAAATTCTCGGGGGCCACATCGTGGGTATGTCCACCGCGTTAGAGGCGATTGCCGCACGTCAAGCAGGAATGGAAGTTCTGGGACTTTCCTTGATTACAAACTTGGCTGCTGGCATTTCTGAGAACCCTCTTTCACACAAAGAGGTCCTGGAAGCTGGCGCCGCTGCAGAAGCTCGCATTAGCGAACTTCTTGCTCGCATCGTAGACAAGCTCTAG
- a CDS encoding phospho-sugar mutase: MTTLHEYHSEVLAWIDQDPDLETVAELRALLEASQAGDEHAQAEITDRFSTRLSFGTAGLRGAIAAGPNRMNRVVVIQAAAGLARYLLAHAQAGKTPSVVIGFDGRKNSEVFARDTAEIMSGLGVEALLMPRMLPTPILAFSVRELNASAGVMVTASHNPAADNGYKVYLGGNDQGSQIVSPADALIAEQIDFVATQMNVGELARGTYSIIAESVIENYISQTALVAGNTALAPSIQPHFIYTAMHGVGYETFAAVMSRAGFVVPEVVAEQNIPDATFPTVEFPNPEEPGALDLAYGLARRTKAELIVANDPDADRLAVAIPDETAAAGYRRLTGNELGAVLGWRTARELTRTNKSGTLACSIVSSPALSAVAKHYDLDFRWTLTGFKWVSRVENLAYGYEEALGYLVNPGTIRDKDGISAAVALLSLVNELKSNGSTLRDHLEEFSMTFGHFASEQISLRVSDLSEIPRLMTNLRSSQPDFVGGSAVLTFDDLLEGNSDFPPSDVLRFWLEDGSRIMVRPSGTEPKLKIYIDVVSREGDLAHRTSDAAKRLSTLAEGMKELLGL, translated from the coding sequence ATGACAACATTGCATGAGTATCACTCCGAGGTTCTGGCTTGGATCGATCAAGATCCGGATCTCGAAACTGTGGCAGAACTTCGCGCGCTTCTCGAAGCGTCTCAAGCCGGTGACGAACATGCACAGGCAGAGATTACTGACCGCTTCTCCACTCGATTAAGCTTTGGCACCGCAGGTCTCCGTGGTGCCATCGCTGCAGGTCCCAATCGGATGAACCGGGTAGTTGTGATTCAAGCAGCTGCCGGATTGGCACGCTATCTGCTTGCTCATGCCCAGGCAGGAAAGACTCCTAGCGTAGTCATTGGGTTTGACGGCCGAAAGAACTCTGAAGTGTTTGCTCGCGACACTGCTGAAATAATGTCGGGCTTAGGTGTTGAGGCATTGTTGATGCCCAGAATGCTACCGACTCCAATTCTCGCTTTTAGTGTCCGTGAGCTCAATGCCAGTGCTGGCGTCATGGTTACTGCGAGCCACAACCCTGCAGCAGACAATGGCTACAAGGTTTATCTCGGCGGAAATGATCAGGGCTCACAGATTGTCTCCCCCGCTGACGCTCTCATTGCTGAACAGATTGACTTCGTTGCCACACAAATGAACGTGGGCGAGCTTGCACGTGGAACATACAGCATCATTGCTGAATCGGTTATTGAGAACTACATCAGCCAGACCGCTTTGGTCGCGGGTAACACAGCACTTGCGCCTTCAATTCAACCCCACTTTATTTACACTGCCATGCACGGAGTGGGGTATGAAACCTTCGCAGCTGTGATGTCACGAGCTGGTTTTGTAGTACCAGAAGTCGTTGCTGAACAAAACATTCCAGATGCCACGTTCCCCACCGTGGAGTTCCCCAATCCTGAGGAACCTGGCGCACTCGACTTGGCCTATGGCCTTGCGAGAAGGACGAAGGCGGAATTAATTGTGGCCAACGATCCAGATGCGGACCGTTTAGCAGTGGCCATCCCAGATGAGACTGCGGCTGCAGGCTATCGTCGCCTCACCGGCAATGAGCTGGGTGCTGTGCTGGGTTGGCGAACAGCACGAGAGCTCACCCGCACGAACAAGTCTGGAACCTTGGCGTGCTCTATCGTGTCCAGTCCCGCACTCTCCGCTGTCGCTAAACACTATGACCTGGACTTCCGATGGACCCTCACCGGTTTCAAGTGGGTCTCGCGAGTTGAGAACTTGGCTTACGGATATGAAGAAGCCCTGGGCTATCTCGTTAACCCAGGCACTATTCGAGACAAGGATGGAATCTCTGCTGCTGTTGCGCTGCTCAGCCTCGTGAACGAACTGAAATCCAACGGGTCAACCTTGAGAGACCACCTCGAAGAGTTCAGTATGACCTTTGGCCATTTTGCGAGCGAACAGATTTCATTGCGCGTATCTGACCTCTCAGAGATTCCTCGCTTGATGACGAATCTGCGCTCCTCACAGCCCGACTTTGTTGGCGGGAGTGCAGTGTTGACCTTCGATGATCTTCTCGAAGGGAACTCTGACTTCCCACCCAGTGATGTGCTCAGGTTCTGGTTAGAAGATGGTTCTCGAATTATGGTTCGTCCCAGTGGAACAGAACCTAAGCTCAAGATCTATATCGACGTGGTATCTCGGGAGGGCGACTTAGCTCACCGAACAAGCGACGCAGCGAAGAGGCTCTCTACCCTTGCTGAAGGGATGAAAGAACTTCTCGGGCTTTAA
- a CDS encoding thymidine phosphorylase encodes MSTPTIEPFDAVQLISIKRDKGELSTEQIQWMIDAYTRGFIAQEQMSAMTMAIFLNGMNRREIKDMTMAMIASGERMDFSALKRPTADKHSTGGVGDKITLPLMPLVASFGVAVPQLSGRGLGHTGGTLDKLESIPGWRAHLSNQEMFNQLAELNGVICAAGSGLAPADGKLYALRDITATVEAIPLIASSIMSKKIAEGTDSLVLDVKFGSGAFLKDIERSRELARTMVALGADAGVNTTALLTDMNIPLGLTIGNANEVRESVEVLAGGGPADVIELTVALATEMLNMAGLHDVDVAENLRNGKAMDSWRATIAAQGGDPDAELPSASESHVVHAESDGMLVRQEALPFGIAAWRLGAGRARAEDAVIHAAGIDLHAKPGDMVRKGEPLFTLYANDAARFERALEAVEGAYSIGDANTFVPRTSLIAERITAE; translated from the coding sequence ATGAGCACGCCCACTATCGAACCCTTTGATGCTGTTCAATTAATCTCCATCAAACGAGACAAGGGTGAGCTCAGTACTGAACAGATTCAGTGGATGATCGATGCCTACACCAGAGGTTTCATCGCTCAAGAGCAAATGTCTGCCATGACCATGGCCATTTTCCTCAATGGGATGAACCGTCGAGAAATCAAAGACATGACGATGGCCATGATTGCCTCGGGCGAACGGATGGACTTTTCTGCGCTGAAGCGTCCCACGGCGGATAAGCACTCCACTGGTGGTGTCGGAGACAAGATCACCCTGCCACTGATGCCTCTTGTTGCCTCTTTTGGAGTGGCAGTGCCTCAGCTTTCCGGCCGCGGGCTGGGTCACACCGGTGGCACCCTAGACAAATTGGAATCCATTCCTGGTTGGAGAGCACATCTCTCTAACCAGGAGATGTTTAACCAACTAGCTGAGCTTAACGGGGTGATCTGTGCTGCGGGTTCTGGTCTGGCTCCTGCTGACGGCAAGCTCTATGCCTTGCGTGATATCACCGCAACGGTGGAAGCTATTCCTCTCATTGCCTCCAGCATCATGAGCAAGAAAATTGCTGAAGGAACTGACAGCCTCGTGCTGGATGTGAAGTTTGGTTCAGGCGCATTCCTCAAAGACATTGAGCGTTCACGTGAGCTGGCCCGCACCATGGTTGCCCTCGGCGCGGATGCTGGAGTGAACACCACAGCGTTGCTCACCGATATGAACATCCCGCTGGGTCTGACTATCGGTAACGCCAACGAAGTGCGTGAATCGGTTGAGGTGCTGGCAGGTGGCGGCCCCGCCGATGTCATTGAGCTGACTGTTGCACTCGCCACCGAAATGCTCAACATGGCAGGTTTACACGATGTAGACGTCGCGGAGAATCTCCGCAATGGCAAAGCAATGGATTCGTGGCGTGCCACGATAGCTGCTCAGGGCGGGGATCCAGACGCAGAACTGCCTTCCGCATCTGAATCACATGTGGTACATGCTGAAAGTGATGGCATGTTGGTTCGCCAAGAAGCTCTTCCCTTCGGCATTGCTGCCTGGCGCCTTGGCGCTGGCCGAGCTCGTGCTGAGGACGCGGTTATCCATGCTGCAGGCATTGATCTTCACGCCAAGCCCGGTGATATGGTTCGCAAGGGTGAACCGCTATTCACTTTGTATGCCAACGATGCCGCTCGTTTTGAACGTGCTTTAGAAGCAGTTGAAGGCGCATATTCCATCGGCGATGCAAACACTTTTGTGCCGCGCACCTCACTCATCGCTGAGCGCATCACTGCCGAATAG
- a CDS encoding cytidine deaminase — protein MGSSHEDINWDVLRHAAQAAMKNAYVPYSRFPVGAAALVDDGRVISGCNVENASYGLTLCAECGLVSQLHASGGGKLVAFTCVDGNGEILMPCGRCRQLLFEHSQEGMVLETVSGLKTIEEVLPDAFGPRQLDAFTSQTKD, from the coding sequence ATGGGTTCGTCACATGAAGACATCAATTGGGATGTCTTACGTCATGCTGCACAAGCAGCCATGAAGAATGCCTATGTTCCCTACTCCAGGTTCCCAGTGGGGGCAGCAGCTCTAGTAGACGATGGTCGAGTTATTTCTGGATGCAATGTAGAAAATGCGTCATACGGCCTCACTCTGTGCGCAGAATGTGGTCTGGTCTCTCAGTTACACGCATCCGGTGGAGGGAAGCTTGTTGCGTTCACCTGTGTCGATGGCAATGGGGAAATTCTTATGCCGTGTGGCCGATGCCGACAACTTCTGTTTGAACACTCCCAAGAAGGAATGGTTCTGGAGACAGTATCTGGGTTGAAAACCATCGAAGAAGTATTGCCCGACGCTTTTGGTCCGCGGCAACTTGATGCATTTACGTCTCAAACCAAGGATTAA
- a CDS encoding ABC transporter permease: MSQALTLKNESANTVVLRSWKAPIAFAAFTAVSFLIFIVLNTGASTNFRLSTESDFIQLPAIDLPALGTGIVVTAVLFAFTVVSFLLSRTGKSSPVWMISAFGFFFMVGFLTWAGADGSILIPGLLLGTLGLSIPLIFGALGGIISERVGVINIAIEGQLLAGAFVSAMVATLTGSPYLGLASAMVAGMLVSFVLATFSVKYLVDQVIVGVVLNVLVLGLTSFLYSQVLSANTPALNSPPRFDRIDIPVLSQIPIIGPVLFRQTVIVYLMYVIVAVVAYALFKTKWGLRLRSVGEHPMAADTVGINVAATRFWNVALAGAIAGIGGAYFTLGSVGAFQKEMTAGAGFIALAAVIFGRWDPIRATLAALLFGFASNLQNVLSIIGSPVPSEFMLMLPYVVTIFAVAGFVGRVRGPAAAGKPYVKS, from the coding sequence ATGAGCCAGGCCCTTACCCTCAAGAATGAATCTGCAAACACCGTAGTGTTGCGAAGCTGGAAAGCACCCATAGCTTTTGCAGCGTTCACTGCAGTTTCTTTCCTCATTTTCATTGTTCTCAATACAGGTGCAAGCACCAATTTCAGACTGTCTACAGAGTCAGATTTCATTCAACTTCCTGCCATAGATTTGCCTGCCTTAGGGACAGGAATTGTCGTTACTGCTGTGCTATTTGCTTTCACAGTGGTGAGTTTCCTACTTTCTCGAACGGGGAAATCATCCCCTGTGTGGATGATCAGCGCATTCGGCTTTTTCTTTATGGTTGGGTTCCTCACCTGGGCGGGTGCAGATGGCTCAATTCTCATTCCTGGTTTGCTCTTAGGAACGCTTGGTCTGAGTATTCCTCTGATCTTTGGTGCTCTCGGCGGAATTATTTCTGAACGTGTTGGCGTCATCAACATCGCAATTGAGGGGCAGCTACTTGCCGGAGCATTTGTCTCTGCGATGGTCGCTACCCTGACAGGATCCCCTTACCTCGGTCTAGCTTCGGCCATGGTTGCTGGAATGCTCGTCTCCTTTGTGTTGGCGACATTCTCTGTGAAGTATTTGGTAGATCAGGTCATCGTAGGAGTTGTCTTAAACGTCTTGGTCTTGGGCTTAACAAGCTTTCTCTATTCGCAAGTGTTGAGCGCGAATACTCCTGCATTGAACTCTCCTCCGCGATTTGACCGCATAGATATTCCTGTACTGAGCCAAATTCCCATAATTGGACCGGTGCTGTTTAGGCAAACCGTCATTGTCTATTTGATGTATGTGATTGTTGCTGTGGTTGCCTATGCCCTGTTTAAAACCAAGTGGGGTCTGCGCCTGCGTTCGGTGGGCGAGCACCCCATGGCTGCTGACACCGTAGGAATTAATGTGGCAGCCACACGGTTCTGGAATGTTGCCCTTGCTGGCGCCATTGCTGGTATCGGTGGAGCATACTTCACACTCGGTTCAGTGGGAGCATTCCAAAAAGAAATGACAGCCGGAGCGGGATTCATTGCTTTAGCAGCAGTCATTTTTGGCCGATGGGACCCCATTCGCGCAACGTTGGCTGCCCTGTTGTTTGGTTTTGCCAGCAACCTCCAAAACGTACTGTCGATTATTGGCTCACCGGTGCCAAGTGAGTTCATGCTCATGTTGCCTTATGTCGTTACCATCTTCGCTGTTGCCGGCTTTGTCGGCCGCGTCCGAGGACCTGCAGCAGCGGGAAAACCCTACGTAAAGAGCTAG
- a CDS encoding ABC transporter permease, with the protein MSKKTTEAGLTPQGEIAPPSRWNIALKEMLGGSVVISILSVISALLVGAILIAVTDPQVHKATTYFFARPLSTFQAIWDSVFGAYSSLFQGSVYNFRRPAFATGIKPLTETLTFATPLIVAGLGVALAFRVGLFNIGGRGQMLIAAACAGYVGFTWQLPPVIHLIVAIVAGIVGGALWAGIVGVLKARTGAHEVIVTIMLNYIAFYLVSWMLRTQGFLQAPGSNNPKTAPILETAVLPKLLGPSYNLNSGFILVVLLTVFVWWLLSRSSLGFQFRAVGENPNAARVAGIRVDRMYIYAMLFSGGLIAVAGVIQVLGVVPSGFSSGIDAGIGFDAITVALLGRAKPWGVFFAGILFGAFKAGGFAMQAAEGIPIDIVLVVQSLIVLFIAAPPLIRALFRLPVPPGEPQPVSLRRPRVKVVAQ; encoded by the coding sequence ATGAGCAAGAAAACGACCGAAGCCGGTCTCACACCGCAGGGTGAGATTGCACCCCCATCCCGCTGGAATATCGCGTTGAAAGAAATGCTCGGTGGCAGTGTAGTGATATCAATCCTCTCTGTCATTAGTGCGTTGCTTGTGGGAGCAATACTTATTGCTGTTACTGACCCCCAGGTTCACAAAGCGACCACCTATTTCTTTGCTCGACCACTCTCCACATTCCAAGCAATTTGGGACTCTGTTTTTGGCGCTTACTCCTCCCTATTCCAAGGTTCGGTGTATAACTTCCGACGGCCAGCTTTTGCCACTGGTATCAAACCGCTCACCGAGACGCTCACCTTCGCAACACCTCTCATCGTTGCTGGACTAGGTGTTGCCCTCGCGTTTCGGGTTGGTTTGTTCAACATTGGTGGACGAGGTCAGATGTTGATTGCCGCTGCCTGTGCAGGCTACGTGGGATTTACGTGGCAGTTACCTCCGGTTATCCACCTCATCGTTGCGATTGTTGCCGGAATTGTTGGTGGTGCATTGTGGGCTGGAATTGTTGGTGTACTCAAAGCTCGTACGGGCGCACATGAAGTCATTGTGACCATCATGCTCAACTACATTGCCTTTTATTTAGTTTCATGGATGTTGAGAACTCAAGGTTTTTTGCAAGCTCCCGGTTCAAACAACCCCAAAACAGCACCCATTCTTGAAACAGCGGTGCTCCCAAAGTTGCTTGGACCAAGCTATAACCTCAACTCAGGATTTATCCTCGTTGTCTTGCTCACAGTTTTTGTCTGGTGGCTTCTGTCGCGATCAAGTCTGGGATTTCAATTCCGCGCAGTTGGTGAGAACCCTAATGCAGCTCGAGTTGCAGGTATTCGCGTCGATCGGATGTACATCTACGCAATGCTCTTCTCCGGCGGACTTATTGCCGTTGCGGGAGTAATACAAGTATTGGGTGTTGTTCCCTCTGGCTTCAGTTCTGGTATCGATGCCGGTATCGGTTTTGACGCCATCACTGTAGCTCTGTTGGGCAGAGCTAAGCCATGGGGCGTGTTCTTTGCAGGAATCCTTTTCGGGGCATTCAAAGCTGGTGGATTTGCCATGCAAGCCGCTGAAGGTATTCCAATCGATATCGTTCTGGTTGTTCAGTCTCTGATTGTCCTATTTATTGCTGCACCGCCTCTCATTCGTGCGTTGTTTAGGTTGCCTGTTCCTCCGGGCGAACCTCAGCCCGTATCGTTGCGTCGGCCACGAGTGAAGGTGGTGGCGCAATGA